The genomic interval CTTCTTTGTCTTCGATAGCACGTAGAGTCTGTAAACTGGTTAAATTACATATTCTTATAGGAACTTGGATGCTACTGAAGTAATCAAAACTATCACAAGTCTTGTCAGTAATTCGATAACTAGACAGGTGGCGTAGTTTCCGTAGCTTCACAATCCCACTGGGTAGCCTCTCTAGCTTCGTATTCCTGACTTCCAGTGTTTGAAGGTTCTGTAGCTTCCATAAAGATTCTGGAAGCTCCCTAACATTAGTTCCACTTAAGTTTAGATACCGTAAATTGAACATGTTAGTCACTTCATCTGGTATGCTTTCGATGGGAACTCCTCCTAGATTTAGGACCCTCAGCAATCTAAAGCTTGATGCCATCGTATTTAAAGAAGATGAAAGGGACATGTTTCCATTAAACACCATGAGGGAACGAAGATGTGTCATACCCACGCTCGAATGATTAATTTCACCACTACTGTAGATTGACATGCGGCGGACTTTGCCATTTTGCCTTGCTTGCAGCTCATCATATGTCATGCAGAACTTTTCTTCCTGACTTACTGATAATGCCACTTCACGCACAATATCGTGCATTCGACAAGTTTTCAACCTTCCAAACTCGTTCGTCTCAACAACCTGAAGTATGTTTCGGTGGATGAGTTCCTTCAGGTAGTCTTCTGCCACCTCCTCCATTGTAATTTTACCTGTCTCCTCCACAAAACCCTCTGCCACCCACAACCTAATCAGCTGCTTGCGGTGAATTAAGTAATCCTCAGGAAAAATGCAacaatataggaaacagtgcttAAGGCGGTACGGTAGATCATAGAAGCTAAGCAGCAGGATGCGCTTTGGTGGTTCAAGCATTTGATTGTTTGTCAACTGCCAGCTTAGGTTTTTGTAGATTCGACTCCATTCCAATGCAGTCTTGTCTCTCAATGAGAGGAGGCCGCCCATGGCAACAATTGCGAGTGGCAAGCCTTCACATTTTTCTAGTATAGATCGAGCCAATGGCTCAAGCTCTGAAGGACAGGGTTCACTCGGAAATGCCTTCTTACGGAAAAGCACCCAGGCCTCTTCTTGATCCAGAAGCCTAAGCTTGCAGACACGTCTTCCCTCTCCTGCTGCATAAGCCACATTAAAGTCTCTCGTAGTAACTACTAACCTACTTCCACATCCACAATCTGAAAATATGACATTTAATTTATTCCAATCATTCACAGTCCAGACATCATCCAAGATAATGAGGTACTTTTTTGATTCGAGAAGCCCTCTAACCATCCGCCTCAACTCGCCAGCATCTTTGGTGGCTAAGTCATTTGGAACGACCTCTTTCTTAGCCTCaagtaattgttttatgatgctTCGTAGTAGCCCATCAATTTTAAGAGACTGTGAGACAGAAACACATGCGTAGCAGTTGAAGAGCTTCTTTACCTGATGATTCTTGTAGGCTTTAGCGACAAGAGTGGTCTTGCCCACCCCACCCATCCCTGTCACTGAAATCACCGTGGGCCGTTGTTCTTCCTCCACTAACCATCCTACTATCAAATCTATTTCTTTCGTCATCCCCACAATGTCATTGTCCGCTTTGAAAAGAGAAGTTTCTACATCACGTCGCCACAGTTCGCTAACATCATAGGATCTGGTGACTTCTTCTATTTGGCTGGGACCGTCTCCAACTCTTCGCTGAAAAATATTCTGAACATTAACCTTGGTTTCTTGAAGTCGCTTGGCGAACTGATGACTGTCGCTGATATTCTTGGGGATATGGATAGTGTCAATGAGAAAACCCTTGAATCCACCTCGTCGTGGCCTGTCCATGCGATACAAGAACTCGTCGATGATATCCTCCACATCATGCGCAGCGTCTCTTACTTCTCCCACCCATGTTTTCATTTCTTCATTGCTATCCTTTCTTCTATCAGCATCCTTCAACAAGGCTCGCATTCTATCAAGTTCCTTCTTGATTTCTTTAACTTCCTTGCGTACTCCTTTTAGTAAAGATACTTCTTCATTTAGAAGGGCACTTAATTTTTCTAACAATAATTTAACAACACTCTCTGCCATCGCAATTTCTGTAAAATAGAAAACGAAGACAATCAATGTCAGAAAGAAATATTAAGTTATTCTTTCAGCTATATATTACTGTGTTTTgaatatatgtatgcatgtacgGGTGTAGAGATATAGGATCCTCCCTGGAAGAAAACCAAGACAAACACGGTTACCCTCACCGTGACatgtatgtgaaatctactcggACCATTATATACATTGGATCATGTTGGTAAAGGGCGAAACAAACCAGGGGAatccgtgatttaggtgggctacaccaagggaACAAGTTGGGAGAGAATGACCACTCTTGATAACACCTGAGCCCACCTGAATTGTGTGATAGCCTGGGATTTGAGCCCTGGGCATAAGATTGGTGATACCCATAATAGAAGGataggatttcacatacacaatatggtggaccctataaaaatcaaggtttgGTGTCCCCTCCAAACAGTTTCTACTGCTGGAGCTCACCTGAGTCACGGATCTGCCTGAATGTTTGACCTAGACTAACATAGGGTGACGAACTTGATGGTCCTAATGAATTTCACATACACGACTGTGGAGCCTGCCCTAGCCGGACCTGGCGGGGATGCTCTCTCTATATACACACATGTTGGAAATTATCAAGGGCAATGGTGAAAGGATGTTGTCGGCCCCATGTGATCTGTTGATGACATCCACTTCGACTATCATCTATGTATTATCTCATTTGACCTCCAAAAATCTGGCCAATCGTTGCGGGCCAACGTATAAGGAAGAGTTGAAGTGGACGCCCCATCCTAGTTTcaaaatagcctgattttttaaTTGAATCTACCATCACCTGAGGTAGGTATTTCATATAGATGGATTGTATGGCATATACGCAACATGGTTAGTCTTGTATGAGAATccgggacgcagattagctactgaggCCTCTAGTAGCTATCAAgctgctgaagtgatgtcaccaggttctatgggcccaacatgatgtatgtgttgtatccataccgtccatcaatttcagcaagattattttagagcatgagcttaaaaatgaagcaggtccaaagctcaagtgaaccctgTTACAGAAAACAAGGGGACAGTGatgcacaccgttgaaacctcccaagGGCTTAGAGGGTGTGGACGAGATGCATGATGGTTAGGGTGCATGtcaacacatcacgatggggcccatgaCTAACTGCTTGCATCACAATTAATTGTATGGATCATCATGATGGGCTCAGGACATCCACTCTAACCTGCATTGGGCAACCATGCATGTTTGATAATGGACTCAAAAATTAATGGGGAACACTTGAGAGGTCACGCCACATGCCCTCCCCCACACAACTTTTCCTGCTAATGTGGCACACCTAAGCTAtcaattggcctgatttttgggcatacAGCCAAACAAGGGACCACGTGTGTGATGGTTGGAATGGATGTCATGGATGCATCAGGATGGGTCCACAACAACTTATTTGGAATatgattatagtgaaaatgttaTATGTAGAGAGAgacatcaccaagttacgtgggccaccatgatgtatgtgttatattcaaaccgtacATCCATTTATAGAGTTCATTTcagggaatgagccaaaaaatgaggctaatccaaagctcaagtggcccacactaaagaaggtagtgtggattgaacgcctataattgaaatcttcttgagctacagaagtcttggatcaaactaatatttattttcccctTAATCAAGGTCGGTGTGACctttttaataggttggattgcaacaacattatggtgggtcctaggaaggtttcaacagggtGGTTATTATCCCctgttttatgtggtatggtccacttgagctctgaaaCCGCCAAATATTTgcgcttatgccttaaaataatcatgccatatggataaacagattggatatatcacacatcatggtgggcccagagaacttggtgatgtaaacTGAAGTTGGGCGTGGATTGGGTACCACCCCGCCGAGAAAAAGATGAAGGCAGATAGTCCTATCAGAGATctgtgggcccaccctgatgtatgtattttatccacaccgtccagccattttgaaaaatcattttaatatattaGTTCAAACTTTAAGAAGAATaaatgatcaaatggaccacaccactgaatcagtggggattgaatggctaccactAAAAACCTCTTAaaagccacagaagttttccatcaagctgatatttattttttcatttcatccaggtccatgtaaccttatgaacatgttgaatgtcaaaaaaaatcatggtgggccctaggaaggtttcaacaatggggtcattgtcaccactgctttctattgtgtggtccagtCAAATATTCAATTTACCCACATTTTGGGTTCTTGACCtaaaatggtctttcaaaatggatggacagattagataaaACATTTATATCATGCTAACCCCACGAAGCCCCTGCTAAGACCATCTCTAGATAGTGCTAGAAGAGTCCCGCTCCTGCCATACGCAATCCTTTTCCAGCTGGACATGGATTTCCTAGCCAAGGCTTTATTGcacggaagctaggtgggccaccgtgatatttgtgacaaatccactttgtccacctgttttgagagctcattttacgacatgcgaccaaaaatgaggtggatctaaaactcaagtgggcaaacACCCAGGATTGAATGACTACTATTGAGatataaaagttttatatcaggctaagttttttgaGTTTTCATTTTATCTTAGTTGGAATGATCTTAtagatagtttggatggcatataaacatcaaggtatagCTTAAAAGGTTTCAAAGGCAGGCATTTCTTTCACCGCCATacagggatttcaccacctatgggagTCGAAACCAAGACCTCATATTTCACCACATATCGGTATTGAACGCAAGAcatcgtgttgaaactcctataaGTCCACCATtgaggtaaggactcgaacccaCCTATGGGGAGCATTGctgtctctctctttatatattggttttctgtagcatgtcctaaaataagctaaaaaataaaaataaaaattgatgagagtagatttctcacaaacttcacgatgggccccacttggctTCCCTATACACGGAAATCTTTGGCAGGAAATCTATGATAAGATTGAAGTGGACTGCGTGGGGACGAATTCAGTGTTAAAAGCTTTTTTCCTTTTGAGCACATATAGCTTTCCTACATTAGGGTTCATTAGGGAGCATTACTCATGTACATACCTACTTATTGATTATTAAGATGACATTTGGATCATATGTTACTTAAGCTAAGTTATTTATGTCTCAAGTAGCTTATTTTAGTTTCTACCTATTAAACAGATAAGTATATTTGGCAAAGACATACTTATTTACTTATCCTCTCTTTAGCCTTTCTTGATTCTTCTTTTTAGCAGCtcatgaaaagtaaaaaagaaaaaaatattaactgaagtaattaagtaattttaagtacaaaaattacttataattaatcataaaccaaacttacttatcaaaaataagttacttatatatCTAATGTGTAAGTAGaagaagtaacttatttggttgtATCCAAGGGGCCCTAATCAACCTCATTATTTAATGTGAATTTTTGTCATTTTAGAAAAATAATCATTCCTTAAACTAACTGACTTTAAAGAAAACTAAGTGACGGTACCATTTGATAACAATTTGATTAATGAGATAGCTTAATGAAAACTTAATTAAAAAAGtattgaaatataaatattatattaataaggTACTTTTTTAAAAATTCCTTTTATAATAATATATTTGTACAAGTAGAATATATCTTAGGAGATCTATACAGCCGTATATATATATGCAGTTGTCATGCATATCttattttattagaattaaaaataaaaaaaaataaaaaaatgaaatggacCCTATGGATGACAAATAGTGGTGAGTGGTAAGCAGAACTGGATTGCGTACGGAACCCTCCACCAGAGCTATCCCTGGTAGTATGACCCTGTGAGACTTAAACTTAagtgtatccaaatctcaagtggaccacacttcgggcaacagtgaggattgaatgtctaccgttgaaaacttcttggcttCGGAAGTTTAAGATCATGCTGATATTGTTTTTTAACCTTCATAAAGggatgtgtgaccttatgaacaggttggatgataaataaacatcatgattggCCATTGAAAGATTTTAacagtggtgtggtctatttgaacttcggatttgctttatttttcggctcgcaacctaaaatgagctaccaaaatggatggacggtgtggataaaacacggacatcacagtgggccaagAAATCCACTTCTCGGTGTGCCTGAGTGCATGACCAAAACGAACTCAATGGATgggcagaagagagagagagggagccatACCGGAAATTAAAATTATAGGTTGCTTCTCGACCGCGTTGGAGAACTCTCAGCGTTTAGCTCTTGGAACCTGAATTTCACACCACTCACTCAAAATCTGAGAAGGAAAGGAAACGAAAGGACGAAAGTGTTCGATAGAAAGGATGAGTTTTTTAAAGATAGAATAGAAATGCTTTACTTTTCCTCTTCACAGACTTTAACccaacctctgtggggcccaccatgatatcagtgctatatccactctgtccatctatttcaccAACACATTTTAGAACATGCATTCACCATCTAATGGTGAACAATCCCCGTGTGAATGAGTACCGCTCAAAGACCCTATTATCAGGTAATCTTACTCCTTTCAACCGTCAAATTAAAAGTCATTGATCGAACAGGTGGGTTTTATTTAACCATGTGAATTTCAGGGTGAGTGGCATTGAAAGGGAGGCTCATGAATTAGTCCGTCTGGGTTGTAAACATGGATGGCAGGTGTAGATCCTACACATGCATATATACAATCATAGATACTCTTGTAAAGTACAGTCTACAAAATTAATCAGTATGTCTAGGGAAAGTTAGCGCTCTTAATGCGTCTCTTGGCTTAAACACCTGAATCATCAAAATCAACGATCAGGATCGTCCATCAGATTTTACCAACGTTTCTTTATCGATGAAGAAATACTCACTTTGATCAGGTGAAATCATCCGTCCAAGGCTTTGGAAACCAACGTATAAAATGAGAGACCGGTGTTTGCGAGGATAGCATCCTGGAGTTAATGTTGATTATGAGAAAGGGATTTTGACCATGCTGACCTCGaagtttggtcaaattacctAAAAAGTTATGACGTTCTAGATATCCTAAGAGTAGCTTTCCTACAACTTTTGGATAttgtttcggatgaaaatgcccctgtcctTGGTTCAGAAGTCATACGGTCCTGGAGTGAATAGGCAATTACCTTCTGTTTCAACCCCCGAGAaagagacggattggctactccccttgccaccagccaatggctggtgctcggtggtctgtgggccccaccaccatgtatgtgtttcatccatgccaccgatccttcttgccatgtcgttttagggctagggcccaaatatcagctcgatccagtaCTCGTGTGGcctacataataaaaaataatggtgactgttgaaactttacaggctcactatgatgtatgttagaaGTGTACACTGCCtatgtcaggactttttgggcccacggtgagctggctaacaaggtggatggatcagatcaccccattgtgggccttaaagctagggtaccaatggtttggtctAAAAGGAAGTGAACAAATGAAACCACGAtctatgcaacatgacaaccacgacccacatagcATAACAATCACGACCCATGAGGTAAGGGTTGTGGTTACCATGCTATATGcgtcgtagtcttcattttataggccttgggcctaaaatgagaaccacgactcatataacatgacaactatgacccatataacacaacAACCACGACCTATGAAAACTATgacccattacaaccacgacccatttaacatgcgaaccacgacccatgttaataactacaatccatgacaaccacgacccgtttAATATaacaaccacaactcatataacataacaaccacgacatatataatataatagccacgacccatataacataacaatcacAACTCCATgggaaaccacgacccatataacgtaacaaccatAACCTCatctaacatgacaactacgaccataattacaatacaatatgcaaaataattctcttcaacgggcacccgGCGAGCTGAAAAAATTTGTTAAGAATGTCTTGTTTGAACCTTACCATAAACCATAACAACTTGAGAGAAGGGCAACATCTATTGTATCGCAATGCCAAGCTTAGAGCTTGAGAGAAGGTCGgtcaggcttaaacaagacattctcaacagaGATTTTCAGCTCGTTGGGTGCCCGTagaagagaactgttcttcatattgtattgtaattatggtcgtggttatcatgttagatgggttgtggttgttatgttatatgggttgtggtttccCATGGAGTCacggttgttatgttatatgggtattGGTTGTCATATTATGAAATTGTCGAGTTGCCggagtcactacaagaaatcctacttttagcgatgaaaattttcgtcgctaaattttTGTCGTTAAAAGACCGAGGCAGAAGGGTTTTATCGGCGAAAATTTCGAATTATCGCCAAAggcaatatttttagcgacgaaaatttgacttttagcagcgaaagttttcgctgccaaaaatatacattccacttttagcgacgaaaattttcatcgctaaaaaaacatcacaagactttcagcagcgaaaattttcgctgccaaaaatatacgttaaacttttagcgacgaaaatttttctcgctaaaaaaactgtacaagacttttagtagcgaaaattttcgctaccaAAAATATAAGttcaacttttagcgacgaaattcgTTGTTAAAAAAAccttacaagacttttagcagcgaaacttttcgctgcTACAAATATTAGTtcaacttttagcgacaaaaattttcgtcgctaaaaaaactttacaagacttttagcagcgaaagttttcgctgctaaaaatattcgttccacttttagtgacgaaaattttcaaaaaaacttacaagactttttagcagcgaaaatttttgctgctaaaaataTTCGTTCTACTTCTAGCAACGAAAGTATTCGCTgctaaaaaatattccttcaactttttgcgatgaaaattttcattgctaaaaataattacaaaaactattacctacgaaaattttcgtaggtaaaagtctctttttaaaattttttttaaaaaatattctagcacaaaattgttggaatattttttctgatatatacctgttacaatatatacatatttcatcatattcttcctaatatacacctgttatataatatagttcatcatattcacattcacatccatataaaTCCAAACTAGCCATctaaacataaaagtacattcatccaaacacaaacaatcttatcacaTCACATAGAGTTCAGAGAAGTTATTAAGAATAGAAACATGACCAAATGACAATAAGCCTGCTTATAAAAATTATCATTATGGTTTCAAGGAGGGTCCATTTATCTCCCCAATGTTGAGTCATCTCAAAAGCAAAGGATTAACAAAAAGCCAAAAACCACACAATAGTATTGTAAAGGACCAGTGCAGCTAAGTTACAGTGAAGACAGCACatagagaaatggagaaattacAATGATTGCTTTATATCGGGAGGCAAAGAGCACTAAGTACAATGCAGCTAAAGTCTTCACATATTGGTATATAGCAAAGTGTAAAAATTTGCACATGAAGACACCCTTAACATGCAACAACTAATAGATAGGGCTAAAATGTTTAGATCTTATGGCCTTATGACAATGAAAACCAAGAATAGATTGCAAAGTTTAAGTTACATGAACCTTCACATTATTGCCAGACTTAATTAGTCCCtttcattcccactcaactgCACACATGGTTTATGGATGGTTCATTCCCACTCAACTGTACACATGTTTTTATAGATGGTGAATCCAGAACTATACATCTGATGAGTCATAATGCATGTGGTTATCCAATGATACGGTACACGAGGATTGAGTTCATGTTCTGATGGGTTCCTTACgtgtttggcaaaaaaaaaaacctggcttAAAATGGTGTTACCTGATACTGAGCTATAACCTTTTCCTGAGAGAATCTACATAGATATGAACCTGCAAAAATCAAGCAACAAGAAACATCTTAATGTGGACGTAGAATTTCTTCATATTTCTAACATTTTTGGTTCTCAAACTCTACATCAGAAACTGATGTCAGAAACTTCAGGTTTTCTTAGATTACTCAGTATCGCAAAACTCAAAAAATGATTTAGCCTCAAAGTAGACACCAAGTTGGTGAAAAAGGCCACCACCAATCCACCAACAAAAAAGGGCATCCACCTAAATTTGGTTGTGAAAACAAACCTGTAGTAGATTTTACTGTTGCTCTGTAAGTTCTCAGCATTGAAAATCTGCAGATCATTGCTAGCATCACTTGATTTCTAGTACTTGAATCTTCATGCACTTGATTTCTTGGCTAGTACAAGAAAGCACCTGAAAGTATTAGAAAAGACACCCGAAGAACAAGTATTTTCCTATTTctgaaatatgaaaaaaaaatgcaatttggATTGAAAGATGAGATAGACATATTAACTCCACCTATCTTCTGCCTGTTTTTGAATCAGAACTTATGGGAGTATAGAATTTCTAGAATTTCTCAAGGCTTGGTAGACTAGAGTGATAAAAATGCAATAAGGGTTCGATTTTAGGCTTCCATATTGGTCGTTATCCATTTCAACTTAGTTTTCTGGTTTTTATCTAGTTTGTACAAAGATATAaagtgagacaaaaaataaaaataaaaattgaaacttGGTATAGATAGCTCATTCCTGGCAAAGAATTAAGATTGAACAAGTTTTGCTTCAGTTTTCTGGGGAAATTAAACAGTATATGCAGATGGTACATATCACCAATTGTGCCACTCGTTCAGCATTCCCACACTCATGCCAAAATCTGTTCTGGCTCGAGCTGCTAGCTAATGTTACGTCACTACCATGTGTTCACATGTTCACCCTTTCCatttataaatgaataatttacaaataaaagtaaaaataaataaaatttgttgaGTCCCATTTAGCAAGCAAATGTGTGACATTTGTAGCATTTGTTGTCTAAAATGTAGCTACCATTAAAACATGAGCTAGAATTCAAATAGTGCACAATTCTTAATGTCTAGTTCTCATCCACCATATTGCATAAATGCATGGCAAGTTGGCAACCCCAGACAATACAaattaccctttaaaaaaaacaaagagcataCAAAATAACAAATTGAGGCCCCATTGTTGAATGTAGCCCAAATCCACACTTGATTCTGCGATCTTAACAATCTAATATTGCTCATTGAATTCGGGCCTCTAGCCattttatttgctaaatgccaatTTGATAGCTAAATGGTGTTGAAATACCATTGTATCTTCAGTTTAAATCTTTAGTGTTTCAGTAAGCACAATAATCAATAACTtaaatgtgcattttattaaatgTAAGCACTTAAAGATTGCTTCCCAAGATCCTTCCATGGGTACTACACTACATTCTTCAGTATTGCAACACTGCATCCACATGAAACTAACCACGCATGTGCATTATATAGGAACACAATTAATAGCATAAGCACACATCCTAGCATGATCATGGGACCTGTGAATGCATAAACAACACATGACCATCAAGCAATATGCAAAGATCTGAAACAATCAAGTCAAGGACCTTTAATGAATAATTTCCACATAAATAGATTCCTAGTTGAATTCTTACCTCAAGCACAACATCAGGATTAATTTCTGAAAGGGTCTGAGCGTCTGTCTTGGTCATGCCACCTTGAGATGGAAGAGAAATAAGATGCATAGATGTTAAGGGTCATACAAGTAGATTCTCCATCAAAATGATTTTCAGTGTTAGATGCGTTCATGTATCTTCCATTATTACAAATTGCAAATTGTTCCAAGGGTTCACTACTCATGCAAGTTGTAGTTAAACTATTGTGCCCTCATGCACAATGCATCCATACAGAGAAAATTGACAGGATGTGGAATAATGCATGCCTGGTTTGGAAGAAAGATGAGCCGATTCATGTTAGCTAACTAGATTGTGTCACAATCGTACAACAAAAGATGTCCTATACCACACCTTGTGAGCATCTCGGCAGTTCTGCTTTTCAAGTTGGAGCCATGCCCGTCCACATGTAGCTGCACATGCTAATATGAAAAATGCGTGTGAGATCCCAGCTTTGCACAATTCTATTAGATGTACCAGATTGATTAAATCTTCTTGTGCAAAATTTAGGCAGTTCTGATTTTCAAGTTGGAGACAATATccaaaagaaatggatgggtcCAAGAATCAAGTCAGTCACAAATCTGACAGGCAAACATATGCAAAAGAAATGGACAATAAGCAtttaatgtacatgtgtggcccatcaaatcTGTACACTGTTGTGAATTTTACACAAGGCAACCCATATAGTGGCTTGCACCTGATAAGCAGATTATATCATGCATCCATGTAAGCATTGTGGAACCCTGAGCCTACACTCTTAATGATTGCTTCAACTTTGAATGGGCATCTTACATCCAAATCACTAATACAAGTCAAACATTACGGAAACTCTTAGTAATATTGAAGCGTACAAACATCCTCATGCCTCAATTTGAAACATCATCTAAATATCTTTCACACTATTCATAAATGAGGAAGTAAGAATAGGAATCATAAAAGCAAACAAACTTTCACTGGATTTCTCCTTGATTACAGTTAGCAATTCCCTTTCATCAATCACACAATAACAATGTTTAGAAAATCAAAACATGAATAAACCAAGTTTTAAATACT from Magnolia sinica isolate HGM2019 unplaced genomic scaffold, MsV1 ctg129, whole genome shotgun sequence carries:
- the LOC131236047 gene encoding disease resistance protein RPM1-like translates to MAESVVKLLLEKLSALLNEEVSLLKGVRKEVKEIKKELDRMRALLKDADRRKDSNEEMKTWVGEVRDAAHDVEDIIDEFLYRMDRPRRGGFKGFLIDTIHIPKNISDSHQFAKRLQETKVNVQNIFQRRVGDGPSQIEEVTRSYDVSELWRRDVETSLFKADNDIVGMTKEIDLIVGWLVEEEQRPTVISVTGMGGVGKTTLVAKAYKNHQVKKLFNCYACVSVSQSLKIDGLLRSIIKQLLEAKKEVVPNDLATKDAGELRRMVRGLLESKKYLIILDDVWTVNDWNKLNVIFSDCGCGSRLVVTTRDFNVAYAAGEGRRVCKLRLLDQEEAWVLFRKKAFPSEPCPSELEPLARSILEKCEGLPLAIVAMGGLLSLRDKTALEWSRIYKNLSWQLTNNQMLEPPKRILLLSFYDLPYRLKHCFLYCCIFPEDYLIHRKQLIRLWVAEGFVEETGKITMEEVAEDYLKELIHRNILQVVETNEFGRLKTCRMHDIVREVALSVSQEEKFCMTYDELQARQNGKVRRMSIYSSGEINHSSVGMTHLRSLMVFNGNMSLSSSLNTMASSFRLLRVLNLGGVPIESIPDEVTNMFNLRYLNLSGTNVRELPESLWKLQNLQTLEVRNTKLERLPSGIVKLRKLRHLSSYRITDKTCDSFDYFSSIQVPIRICNLTSLQTLRAIEDKEGEIVRKVGNLTQLRTLSISKVRETHGTELCNSIGKMKHLLKLSVTASAEEETLQLEALSHNTPPLLQKLYLKGRLEKVPRWLSSLVNLNRLSLNWSKLREEDMLSSLQALPNLAFLHLQNAYEGQHLCFRDGRFTKLRNLCLRDMKQLNRIVIEKGALASIQQLNLINCGELKTIPEGIEYLTGLQVLLLWDMPTELTYRLKLRDGFEENHRKVGHIPIIQCGQWTNGEGWVEEPLK